A single genomic interval of Picosynechococcus sp. PCC 7003 harbors:
- a CDS encoding photosystem I reaction center subunit VIII, translating to MNGAYAASFLPVILVPLAGVVFPALAMGLLFNYIESDA from the coding sequence ATGAACGGCGCCTACGCAGCTTCTTTTCTGCCTGTAATTCTTGTCCCCTTGGCGGGTGTTGTTTTCCCGGCTTTAGCGATGGGACTTTTGTTTAACTACATTGAATCTGACGCTTAA
- a CDS encoding photosystem I reaction center subunit XI, which translates to MDIIQHGGDPQVGNLATPINASAFSKAFINNLPGYRQGLSAQRRGLEIGMAHGYFLYGPFALLGPLRNADFAGVAGLLGTVGLISLLTLALSLYGSVGVSTPTATLTTPNPPENLGTKEGWSEFAAGFLIGGCGGALVAYGLCVALPMMYTI; encoded by the coding sequence ATGGACATTATTCAACATGGTGGAGATCCTCAAGTAGGAAACCTCGCGACTCCGATTAATGCTTCTGCATTTAGTAAAGCTTTCATTAATAATCTACCGGGTTATCGTCAAGGGCTTTCGGCACAGCGGCGTGGTCTAGAAATTGGCATGGCCCATGGTTATTTCCTCTATGGCCCCTTTGCTCTCCTCGGCCCACTGCGGAATGCAGACTTTGCTGGGGTTGCTGGCCTATTAGGAACCGTTGGCTTGATTTCCCTATTGACCCTTGCCCTTTCTCTTTATGGAAGCGTCGGCGTCAGCACACCCACTGCAACTTTGACGACGCCCAATCCTCCTGAGAATCTTGGGACAAAGGAAGGCTGGAGCGAGTTTGCGGCTGGCTTCTTAATTGGCGGCTGTGGTGGTGCCCTGGTTGCCTATGGTCTTTGTGTTGCCTTACCGATGATGTACACCATCTAG
- the psb32 gene encoding photosystem II repair protein Psb32, giving the protein MISQPKSLQWWQKLGVWLATVLFTFGGFVSAAQATGVYDVPYATGDQPIWIVDQAEAISRANEGRLNRELSELAETTGKGLHLIAIRRLDYGQTMEEFTDKVFAKWFPTPEAGANEVVVAMDVLTNNVAIALGDNVQDLIPPETAESITGETIGYPLRSSSYNQAFLDAEARIGTILNGEADPGPPDIAEINIESTFTKAEDTKTTSSTIWVVVLLLLATIIPMATYWWYVR; this is encoded by the coding sequence ATGATATCTCAACCCAAAAGCTTGCAATGGTGGCAAAAACTGGGGGTGTGGCTCGCAACGGTATTGTTTACCTTTGGGGGTTTTGTTTCGGCAGCCCAGGCCACTGGTGTTTATGATGTGCCCTACGCCACGGGGGATCAACCGATCTGGATTGTGGATCAAGCAGAAGCAATCAGTCGTGCCAATGAAGGGCGTTTAAATCGAGAGCTCAGTGAGTTAGCGGAAACAACGGGCAAGGGTCTTCATTTGATCGCGATTCGTCGTCTCGATTATGGTCAGACCATGGAAGAATTTACCGATAAGGTGTTTGCGAAGTGGTTTCCGACACCGGAGGCCGGCGCTAACGAGGTGGTCGTGGCGATGGATGTGCTGACGAATAATGTGGCGATCGCCCTGGGGGATAATGTCCAGGACTTGATCCCACCGGAGACAGCCGAGAGTATTACTGGGGAAACCATCGGTTACCCCCTGCGCAGCAGTTCCTATAACCAAGCCTTCCTTGATGCTGAGGCCCGCATTGGTACCATTTTGAACGGTGAAGCAGATCCCGGCCCCCCAGACATCGCCGAAATTAATATCGAAAGCACTTTCACCAAGGCCGAAGACACAAAAACAACCAGTTCAACGATTTGGGTCGTGGTGCTGCTCCTCTTGGCGACAATTATCCCTATGGCCACTTACTGGTGGTATGTGCGCTAA
- a CDS encoding TspO/MBR family protein yields MLGTGLLITLVAIALGVGLNRAIRADQRWFFQLRRPAWLTFEGIIPVVWTSIFICGIISANYVWHADPQGFRTWLLMAGYGLLELVILAYTPVMCKTRSLTVGTIIGAAGFLVGLLLAIAVFPVSKISFWLLFPFLLWSPVGTYITWEMIWLNPGKG; encoded by the coding sequence ATGCTGGGAACGGGATTATTGATCACTTTGGTGGCGATCGCCTTAGGAGTGGGTCTAAATCGAGCGATTCGCGCGGATCAACGCTGGTTTTTCCAATTGCGCCGTCCTGCCTGGCTCACCTTTGAGGGCATTATCCCGGTGGTGTGGACGAGTATTTTTATCTGCGGCATTATTTCGGCGAATTATGTTTGGCATGCGGATCCCCAAGGATTTCGTACCTGGCTGTTGATGGCAGGTTATGGCCTGTTGGAGTTGGTAATCTTGGCCTATACCCCTGTGATGTGCAAAACCCGCAGCCTAACGGTGGGAACCATTATTGGGGCAGCGGGTTTTTTGGTGGGTTTATTGTTGGCGATCGCCGTTTTTCCCGTCTCGAAAATTAGTTTTTGGCTATTGTTTCCTTTTCTACTCTGGAGCCCAGTCGGCACCTACATTACCTGGGAAATGATCTGGCTCAATCCGGGCAAAGGTTAA
- the proA gene encoding glutamate-5-semialdehyde dehydrogenase: protein MANLIDLAQQTRAAAQKLGTLSLAQRNDALEKVAQALAANQAKIVAANQADCEAAQRDGIAPALYARLKLGESKLQGAIAGIYDVINLPDPIGHLQLHRELDQDLVLKRVTCPLGVLGIIFEARPEALIQITSLAIKSGNGVILKGGKEAIQSCTVLTEIIQTALQDTAVSPQAVTLLTTREEIKTLLSLDEYVDLIIPRGSNAFVQYVQQNTNIPVLGHADGICHLYVDMAADLSKTIPIVVDAKTQYPAACNAVETLLIHEKIAPEFLPQIAAALTAKQVTLIGDETTQKIIPVQPATTEDWRTEYSDLVLAIKVVTDVEAAIAHINTYGSKHTDGIITEDAATAQIFLNEVKAAGVYHNCSTRFADGFRYGFGAEVGISTQTLPPRGPVGLEGLVTYKYHLVGNGQIAATYSGPDAKPFTHRDL, encoded by the coding sequence ATGGCGAATCTGATTGACTTGGCACAGCAAACTCGGGCCGCGGCCCAAAAACTCGGCACGTTAAGCTTGGCTCAGCGTAATGATGCTTTAGAAAAAGTGGCCCAAGCCCTCGCGGCAAATCAGGCGAAAATCGTCGCGGCAAACCAAGCAGATTGTGAAGCAGCCCAGCGAGATGGGATTGCACCAGCCCTCTATGCCCGTCTGAAGTTGGGAGAGAGCAAATTGCAAGGGGCGATCGCCGGTATCTATGATGTAATTAACCTCCCTGATCCCATTGGCCATCTCCAGTTACACCGAGAGTTAGATCAAGATTTAGTCCTCAAGCGAGTCACCTGTCCCCTGGGGGTTTTAGGGATTATTTTTGAAGCCCGCCCAGAAGCGCTGATTCAGATCACCAGCCTCGCAATTAAATCGGGTAATGGTGTGATTCTCAAAGGGGGTAAAGAAGCAATTCAATCCTGCACTGTGTTGACAGAAATTATCCAAACCGCCCTCCAGGACACTGCCGTTTCGCCCCAGGCTGTCACCCTTCTGACCACCCGCGAAGAAATTAAAACCCTCCTGTCCCTCGATGAATATGTGGATCTGATCATCCCGCGTGGTTCTAATGCCTTTGTGCAGTATGTGCAACAAAACACAAATATCCCCGTGCTGGGCCACGCCGACGGTATTTGTCACCTATACGTTGATATGGCGGCAGATTTAAGCAAAACCATTCCGATTGTTGTCGATGCGAAAACCCAGTATCCGGCGGCTTGTAATGCGGTTGAAACGCTGTTGATTCACGAAAAAATTGCCCCAGAATTTCTCCCCCAGATCGCCGCAGCTTTAACGGCGAAACAAGTGACTCTCATTGGCGATGAGACAACCCAAAAGATTATTCCTGTCCAACCCGCGACGACAGAAGATTGGCGCACAGAATATAGCGATTTAGTTCTGGCAATTAAAGTTGTAACCGATGTCGAAGCGGCGATCGCCCACATCAATACCTATGGCTCCAAACACACCGACGGGATCATCACAGAAGATGCAGCCACGGCCCAGATTTTCCTCAATGAAGTGAAGGCAGCGGGCGTTTACCATAATTGCTCGACCCGTTTTGCCGATGGTTTCCGCTACGGCTTTGGCGCAGAGGTGGGCATCAGCACCCAAACCTTACCGCCCCGTGGCCCCGTGGGTTTAGAAGGGCTTGTGACCTACAAATATCATCTGGTCGGCAATGGTCAAATTGCCGCAACCTACAGTGGTCCCGATGCCAAGCCTTTTACCCACCGAGATCTGTAG
- a CDS encoding carbon dioxide-concentrating mechanism protein CcmK: MPAQSAVGSLETKGFPGVLAAADAMVKAGRVTLVGYIRVGSARFNINIRGDVSEVKTAMAAGIEAVEKAHGGVLESWVIIPRPHPNVCAVLPIDYGEDVEPYRAAVEGTRV, encoded by the coding sequence ATGCCCGCTCAATCTGCGGTTGGATCACTTGAAACAAAAGGCTTTCCCGGAGTACTTGCCGCTGCAGATGCGATGGTGAAAGCCGGTCGTGTAACCCTAGTGGGCTACATTCGGGTGGGTAGTGCCCGCTTCAATATCAACATTCGTGGCGACGTCTCGGAAGTTAAAACCGCCATGGCTGCCGGGATCGAAGCCGTCGAGAAAGCCCATGGTGGTGTTTTAGAATCCTGGGTGATTATTCCCCGGCCCCACCCCAACGTTTGTGCGGTACTCCCCATCGACTACGGCGAAGATGTTGAACCCTACCGGGCTGCCGTAGAAGGTACTCGCGTTTAA
- a CDS encoding carbon dioxide-concentrating mechanism protein CcmK → MQEAVGVIETLGFPAVLAAADAMVKAGRVTIVFFDKAERGNFIVVIRGRTSEVRPAMEAGLRAAEETVGGQVMSHYTVPNPPDNVVGILPLEYTQASLEFRS, encoded by the coding sequence ATGCAAGAAGCCGTGGGAGTCATTGAAACCCTAGGTTTTCCCGCCGTCCTTGCCGCCGCTGATGCCATGGTCAAAGCGGGCCGTGTCACCATTGTGTTTTTTGACAAAGCCGAAAGAGGTAATTTTATCGTTGTCATTCGGGGTCGTACCTCAGAAGTGCGCCCTGCCATGGAAGCCGGTTTACGGGCCGCCGAAGAAACTGTCGGTGGTCAAGTGATGAGCCATTACACCGTCCCCAACCCCCCCGATAATGTTGTCGGGATTTTACCCCTGGAATATACCCAGGCTTCCCTCGAATTTCGCTCTTAG
- a CDS encoding serine/threonine protein kinase translates to MTGSLLPLSPEILGYPQATTTEIARRRSHLAEWGIEAMVAVGPKNLGALPILGLGYVGAVVLVLWEGRPCALKIRRLDSNHDSLLPEIDCLAKANQIGIGPRLLKGSADFLLMEFVPGRSLLTWLQTHQGQEHQILRRTVMENILSQAFALDQLGLDRGDMGRLTQDVIVNEQGQPVLLDFSGASLNRRPQNLTSALQGLLWGSALADYFAPDFPANQRQLLMLHLRLYKQRLNSERFQAIMAALGCKQR, encoded by the coding sequence TTGACTGGTTCTTTACTGCCACTGTCTCCAGAGATTTTAGGTTATCCCCAGGCGACAACAACGGAGATCGCACGGCGGCGATCGCATTTGGCAGAGTGGGGCATTGAGGCCATGGTTGCGGTGGGGCCGAAAAATCTAGGGGCCTTACCCATTCTCGGCCTTGGTTATGTTGGCGCGGTTGTGCTGGTGCTTTGGGAAGGGCGGCCCTGTGCCCTAAAAATTCGCCGCTTAGATAGTAATCACGATAGCTTGTTGCCAGAAATTGATTGTTTAGCAAAGGCCAATCAGATCGGCATTGGCCCCCGTTTGCTCAAGGGATCAGCGGATTTTCTCTTAATGGAATTTGTGCCGGGGCGATCGCTCCTGACTTGGTTACAGACTCACCAAGGTCAAGAACACCAAATTTTGAGACGGACGGTGATGGAAAATATCCTCTCCCAAGCCTTTGCCCTCGATCAGTTGGGGTTAGATCGTGGCGACATGGGCCGTTTGACCCAGGATGTGATTGTTAACGAACAAGGCCAGCCCGTGCTCTTGGATTTTAGTGGCGCCAGCCTGAACCGTCGCCCCCAAAACCTGACCAGTGCGCTCCAGGGACTGCTGTGGGGAAGTGCTTTGGCAGACTATTTTGCTCCTGATTTTCCGGCGAACCAGCGACAACTATTAATGCTGCATCTGAGGCTCTATAAACAAAGGCTCAATTCTGAGCGATTTCAGGCGATTATGGCGGCCCTGGGTTGCAAACAACGGTAA
- a CDS encoding cation-translocating P-type ATPase, whose translation MTSRSLSPESRLAPQTTTTFDVQGMRCAGCVKAVERQLTQQPGVLSAVVNLITEVAVVTYEPEKIQPEAIANRLSQAGFPSEPRIAKVETFNQYQEKRAQSQREQYWRLGAAIVLLLASSLGHLHHLTGLKIPLLHLMGVHWAIATLALFIPGLPILRDGWTGLIKGHANMNTLVGLGTLSAYLTSCVAWLMPQLGWECFFDEPVMLLGFIFLGRTLEGNARLKAIAALESLLALQPQGARLMGREQKGETEEITIPVAQVQIGEWVRILPGEKIPVDGAIIRGETTVDESMLTGEAMPQEKTVGAAVKAGTLNQLGVIIVQATQTAQNTILAQIIRTVEAAQTRKAPVQKMADTIAGYFAYGVMALAVLVFLFWDLIGTQLWLDPGTMNSEILSLKLAIAVLVVACPCALGLATPTALLVGTSLGAEQGILIKGGDILERLNQLTTVVFDKTGTLTQGKPQIVEWVSFEPWSEPALLQWAASLEQRSTHPYGQAFVAIAQQQNLELFAPDQVETALGKGIVGQVNGQQVHIGNQAWLTAAQITIPEACHHHLETWSAAGKTTIFIAVDHQVAGLVAIADPTRPDAAALIENLRARNLEVILLSGDQTPVVKHLAQTLQLDHYKGSLSPIEKAAELRTLQAQQKVVAMIGDGINDAPALATADIGISLQGSTDVALATADIILMGDRLMDFAQTLHLSQTTVKVIRQNLIWAFGYNLIAIPLAAGILLPAFNFTLSPAVAAGLMAMSSVLVVTNSLTLKKSFQKPNQNVQ comes from the coding sequence ATGACTTCCCGTTCTCTTTCTCCCGAATCGCGCCTTGCGCCGCAAACCACGACGACCTTTGATGTCCAGGGGATGCGCTGTGCGGGTTGTGTCAAAGCTGTAGAACGCCAGTTAACACAACAGCCTGGGGTGCTCTCGGCGGTGGTGAATCTGATTACGGAGGTAGCGGTGGTCACCTATGAACCAGAGAAAATTCAACCAGAGGCGATCGCCAACCGTTTATCCCAAGCTGGCTTTCCGAGCGAACCCCGCATAGCGAAAGTCGAAACCTTTAACCAATACCAAGAAAAACGCGCCCAATCCCAGCGAGAACAATATTGGCGTTTGGGGGCGGCGATTGTCTTGCTCCTCGCGTCGAGCCTGGGCCATTTGCATCATCTGACGGGCCTCAAAATTCCTCTGCTTCATTTGATGGGTGTCCATTGGGCGATCGCCACCTTGGCCTTATTTATTCCGGGGTTGCCGATTTTGCGGGACGGTTGGACGGGGCTGATTAAAGGCCATGCCAATATGAATACTCTGGTGGGTCTCGGAACATTGAGCGCCTACCTGACAAGCTGTGTGGCTTGGCTGATGCCCCAGTTGGGTTGGGAATGTTTCTTTGATGAACCCGTGATGTTACTGGGTTTTATCTTCCTTGGCCGCACCCTCGAAGGTAATGCCAGACTTAAGGCGATCGCCGCCCTCGAATCTCTCCTCGCTCTGCAACCCCAGGGGGCGCGCCTGATGGGTCGAGAACAAAAGGGCGAAACTGAAGAAATTACAATTCCCGTGGCCCAGGTACAGATTGGTGAATGGGTGCGCATTTTACCCGGCGAAAAAATTCCCGTGGATGGAGCGATTATTCGGGGTGAAACCACTGTGGATGAATCGATGTTGACAGGGGAAGCGATGCCCCAGGAAAAAACGGTCGGCGCAGCCGTGAAGGCCGGCACCCTCAACCAACTGGGGGTGATCATTGTGCAAGCGACGCAAACAGCCCAAAACACCATTCTCGCCCAGATTATCCGCACCGTAGAGGCGGCCCAGACCCGCAAGGCTCCCGTGCAAAAAATGGCGGATACCATTGCAGGATATTTTGCCTATGGGGTAATGGCCTTGGCAGTCTTGGTCTTTTTGTTTTGGGATCTGATCGGCACCCAACTCTGGTTAGACCCAGGGACGATGAACTCAGAAATATTAAGCCTCAAATTGGCGATCGCCGTTTTGGTGGTGGCCTGTCCCTGTGCCTTGGGGTTGGCGACGCCGACAGCCCTCCTGGTGGGCACAAGCCTTGGCGCTGAACAAGGCATCTTGATCAAAGGGGGGGATATTCTCGAACGCCTCAATCAACTGACCACCGTTGTTTTCGATAAAACGGGCACTCTCACCCAGGGCAAACCGCAGATTGTCGAGTGGGTGAGCTTTGAACCTTGGTCGGAACCTGCCCTGTTGCAATGGGCCGCGAGCCTTGAACAGCGCAGCACCCATCCCTATGGCCAAGCGTTTGTGGCGATCGCCCAGCAGCAAAACCTAGAACTCTTTGCCCCCGATCAAGTTGAAACTGCCTTGGGTAAAGGCATTGTCGGTCAGGTGAACGGCCAACAGGTACACATTGGCAACCAAGCCTGGCTCACAGCGGCCCAAATTACGATCCCTGAAGCCTGCCATCACCATCTCGAAACCTGGTCAGCCGCGGGTAAAACCACCATTTTCATTGCAGTCGATCACCAGGTGGCGGGTTTAGTGGCGATCGCCGATCCGACTCGTCCCGATGCCGCTGCCCTAATCGAAAATCTGCGTGCGAGAAATCTAGAAGTAATCCTTCTCAGCGGTGATCAAACGCCCGTCGTGAAACATCTCGCCCAGACTCTCCAGCTTGATCACTACAAAGGCAGCCTTTCCCCCATCGAAAAAGCCGCAGAGCTCCGTACCCTCCAGGCCCAGCAAAAAGTAGTCGCGATGATTGGCGATGGCATTAATGATGCCCCGGCCCTCGCCACCGCCGATATTGGCATTTCCCTCCAGGGGAGTACCGACGTTGCCCTCGCCACCGCCGACATTATTCTCATGGGTGATCGCCTGATGGATTTTGCCCAGACTCTCCATCTCAGCCAAACCACCGTTAAAGTGATTCGTCAAAATTTGATCTGGGCCTTTGGCTACAATCTCATTGCAATTCCCTTGGCAGCAGGGATTCTCTTACCAGCATTTAACTTTACCCTCAGTCCCGCCGTGGCCGCAGGCTTAATGGCCATGAGTTCTGTGCTAGTTGTCACCAATTCTCTCACCTTGAAAAAGTCGTTCCAAAAACCAAATCAGAATGTCCAATAA
- a CDS encoding serine hydrolase, translating into MLKMLALAFLGITSSMTFPTIAKALPHQKINQYLEEHHTQYQALEYFSGIQLSVKVSDRQTQTYVIGQESHDPNSSPITAESLFHIGSITKSFTATLLLQNENNQILDLDTDFTQYLPEYSHWSGITTTQLLNMTSGLPNYSDSPTVNYLFSQDLEQFWEERSLIDLVYPQNSAAKPPLRSGYDYNNTGYLLSALLLETVTGESFADLITNQLLQPYQLENTFYPVPNPSAAVQQRLVRGYNFNPYTNPELAGQDVSRNNLSWAGAAGALISNTEDIIHWVQTLFIEDQLLSAVEKEKMQQVVSLKTGEPIAKTTAADPYGFGLGIIQGYDETWGNYWFYQGETLGYRSFYVYFPCNQVIISALFNSAVDAQNNHARSLIQQVYGAILEDDPTLTCRT; encoded by the coding sequence ATGCTTAAAATGCTAGCTTTAGCCTTCTTGGGAATTACCAGTTCCATGACCTTCCCAACCATTGCTAAGGCGCTTCCCCATCAAAAAATCAATCAATATTTAGAAGAACACCATACCCAATATCAAGCATTAGAATATTTCTCTGGGATTCAATTATCCGTTAAAGTCAGCGATCGCCAAACCCAAACTTATGTCATCGGCCAAGAAAGTCATGACCCCAATAGTTCACCCATTACAGCCGAAAGCCTATTTCACATCGGTAGCATCACGAAATCTTTCACAGCGACGTTACTTCTCCAAAACGAAAACAATCAAATCCTTGATCTAGATACTGATTTCACCCAATATCTACCCGAATATTCTCACTGGTCTGGAATTACGACCACACAGCTTCTGAATATGACATCCGGTTTACCCAATTATTCAGATAGTCCTACGGTTAATTATTTATTTTCCCAAGACCTAGAACAATTTTGGGAAGAACGCAGTTTAATTGATCTCGTTTATCCACAAAATTCTGCCGCTAAACCACCCCTGAGAAGCGGGTACGACTACAACAATACAGGCTATCTATTAAGTGCTCTGCTTTTGGAAACAGTTACCGGAGAATCTTTTGCCGATCTGATCACAAACCAGCTTTTGCAACCCTACCAATTGGAAAACACATTTTATCCTGTGCCTAACCCCAGTGCCGCTGTTCAGCAACGTCTCGTCAGGGGCTACAATTTCAATCCATATACCAACCCGGAACTTGCAGGACAAGATGTTAGCCGTAACAATTTGTCTTGGGCCGGGGCTGCAGGAGCCTTAATTTCCAATACAGAAGATATTATCCACTGGGTACAAACATTATTTATTGAAGATCAGCTATTGTCTGCTGTAGAAAAAGAGAAAATGCAGCAAGTTGTTTCTTTAAAAACAGGTGAACCGATTGCCAAAACTACAGCGGCGGATCCCTATGGTTTTGGTTTGGGGATTATTCAAGGTTACGATGAGACCTGGGGGAATTATTGGTTTTATCAGGGAGAAACCCTGGGCTATCGCTCATTTTATGTTTACTTCCCTTGTAATCAAGTAATTATTTCTGCTTTATTTAATAGCGCTGTGGACGCTCAAAATAACCATGCCCGCAGTTTAATCCAGCAGGTCTACGGTGCCATTTTAGAAGACGATCCCACCTTGACATGCCGGACTTGA
- a CDS encoding Rieske 2Fe-2S domain-containing protein: MVATPLPEPTADTTPAFDWHEAWYPIHFVQDLDKTKPTRFVLLGEPLVIWWQPKTQQWQVFSDICPHRLAPLSEGRIVDGCLECPYHGWQFADTGACSKIPFQAPDGEAHHSPRAQVKTYASCVKQGLLFVYGGDRHQAAQTPVPTVPQLDQHPGEWVMADVFRDIPYDATTLLENVLDTSHVAFTHHPRVGNRKNAKEFILDVSDIEKTGFTGNWEEGPRRGTLGSQKTTFFAPAAMWHDIPESPFGQVMTVVYATPTEKGRCRAIVRLPFRFKAAIPRLAFKFTPRWFSHLNQMGILEDDQIFLHLQERELAKSTQNYAKTCYLPTSSDLFVLAYRQWVERYGEPFPDKDFSPAEPQQSQLLERYHSHTKNCASCTQALNRIQQGQKIVIGLGFLLWLGLPFAIFYGLPTWSLGAIATVIILLAGLWWQLHRLERRFFDGEYPPTRNYRD; encoded by the coding sequence ATGGTTGCAACGCCCCTCCCTGAGCCAACTGCCGATACGACCCCTGCCTTTGATTGGCATGAGGCTTGGTATCCGATTCACTTTGTACAGGATCTCGACAAAACCAAACCCACTCGCTTTGTGCTGCTGGGGGAACCCCTCGTCATTTGGTGGCAGCCTAAAACCCAACAATGGCAAGTCTTTAGTGATATCTGTCCCCACCGCCTCGCTCCTTTATCCGAAGGTCGCATTGTCGATGGCTGTTTAGAGTGTCCTTACCATGGCTGGCAATTTGCCGACACCGGGGCCTGTAGCAAAATTCCCTTCCAAGCCCCAGACGGTGAAGCCCACCACAGCCCCAGAGCCCAGGTAAAAACCTATGCCAGTTGCGTTAAACAAGGGCTGTTATTTGTCTACGGTGGCGATCGCCATCAGGCAGCCCAAACTCCTGTTCCGACGGTGCCCCAGTTAGACCAACATCCGGGCGAATGGGTGATGGCCGATGTGTTTCGCGATATTCCCTATGATGCGACAACCCTATTAGAAAATGTCCTGGATACTAGCCATGTGGCCTTTACCCACCATCCCCGGGTCGGCAACCGTAAAAATGCTAAAGAATTTATCCTGGATGTTTCTGACATTGAGAAAACCGGCTTCACGGGCAATTGGGAGGAAGGCCCCCGACGCGGCACCCTCGGCTCCCAGAAAACAACCTTTTTTGCGCCGGCTGCCATGTGGCACGACATCCCCGAAAGTCCCTTTGGTCAGGTGATGACCGTTGTCTACGCGACCCCCACCGAAAAAGGTCGCTGCCGGGCGATTGTGCGCTTACCCTTCCGCTTTAAAGCCGCCATACCGCGCTTGGCATTTAAATTTACCCCCCGCTGGTTTTCCCATCTCAATCAAATGGGCATCCTCGAAGATGATCAAATCTTTTTGCACCTCCAGGAACGGGAACTGGCAAAATCAACCCAAAACTACGCCAAAACCTGTTATCTGCCGACTAGTTCAGATTTGTTTGTGTTGGCCTATCGCCAGTGGGTAGAGCGGTACGGGGAACCTTTCCCGGACAAAGATTTTTCACCCGCAGAACCACAACAAAGTCAGTTACTAGAGCGCTACCATTCCCACACCAAAAATTGTGCCAGTTGCACCCAAGCTCTCAATCGAATTCAACAGGGTCAAAAGATTGTAATTGGCCTCGGATTTCTCCTGTGGTTGGGTTTGCCCTTCGCAATTTTTTATGGTTTGCCAACTTGGAGCCTTGGGGCGATCGCCACGGTGATCATCCTCTTAGCGGGACTTTGGTGGCAGCTCCATCGCCTAGAACGCCGGTTTTTTGATGGGGAATATCCCCCAACCCGGAATTACCGAGATTGA
- a CDS encoding prohibitin family protein: protein MRNITPNQNFSLSLIGVAIALLFFIVLNAFIIINPGQAGVLSVLGKAQDGALLEGIHFKPPLIASVDVYDVTVQKFEVPAQSSTKDLQDLTARFAINFRLDPVKVVEIRRTQGTLQNIVSKIIAPQTQESFKIAAAKRTVEEAITKRTELKDDFDNALETRLEKYGILVLDTSVVDLNFSAEFSRAVEEKQIAEQRAQRAIYVAQEAEQQAQADINRAKGKAEAQRLLAETLKAQGGELVLQKEAIEAWKEGGSQMPKVLVMGDQRSSVPFIFDLHDMPK from the coding sequence GTGCGTAACATTACACCCAACCAAAATTTTTCCCTCTCACTGATTGGGGTGGCGATCGCCCTGTTATTTTTCATCGTGCTCAATGCATTTATCATCATCAACCCCGGCCAAGCCGGCGTGTTGAGCGTCCTTGGGAAAGCCCAGGACGGTGCTCTCCTCGAAGGGATCCACTTTAAACCGCCCCTGATTGCCAGCGTGGATGTTTATGATGTGACCGTCCAAAAATTTGAAGTCCCGGCCCAAAGCTCCACCAAGGATTTACAAGATTTGACGGCCCGTTTCGCCATTAACTTTCGCCTCGATCCCGTGAAAGTCGTCGAAATTCGTCGCACCCAGGGCACATTGCAAAATATCGTCTCGAAAATTATTGCCCCCCAAACCCAAGAATCCTTTAAAATTGCTGCCGCCAAGCGCACCGTCGAAGAAGCAATCACCAAACGTACCGAGCTTAAGGATGACTTTGATAACGCCCTCGAAACCCGCCTCGAAAAATATGGCATTCTTGTCCTCGATACCAGCGTCGTTGATTTAAACTTCTCCGCAGAATTTTCCCGCGCCGTCGAAGAAAAACAAATCGCCGAACAGCGTGCACAGCGGGCCATCTATGTCGCCCAAGAAGCAGAACAACAGGCCCAAGCAGATATCAACCGAGCCAAAGGGAAAGCCGAGGCCCAACGCTTACTCGCCGAAACCCTCAAGGCCCAGGGGGGTGAACTGGTGCTCCAAAAAGAAGCCATCGAAGCTTGGAAAGAAGGGGGATCACAAATGCCCAAAGTTCTCGTTATGGGCGATCAACGCTCAAGTGTCCCCTTTATCTTTGATCTCCACGATATGCCGAAATAG